GGCGTGGGCCGGCCGACGATCGTGAATCCAAGCCGGGTGAACGTGGCCTCCCGCCCGACGTGAGCCCATTCGGGGCGGCGGCGGGTGCTGGAGCTGACCGGCCAGGCCTCGACGGCCGATGCGCCCTGTCGCCGGGCGAGGTCGACGGCGGCGCGGATGAGCGGCAGCGCGACCCGGCCGCGAGCGTCCCGGGCCACGAAGAGGCAGGCCACCAGCCACACCTGGTCGTCGTCCGCGCGGGGGATGAGCGTCAGCGGCCGGCTGCGTCCGCGTGCGGCCGCCCGGTAGCGGGCCCGCGGGCCGCACGCGCACCAGCCGACGGGTTCGTCGTTGAGCGCGGCCAGCACCCCCATCGGGCCCCGGGCCGCCATCGCCTCGAAGTGTCGCCGGTTTCCGCCGCCGTACCAGCCGGCGGCGAACGCCGGGCCCGAGCGGCAGAAGGCCATGCACCAGCAGTGGCGGGTCGACCGCTCGGTCGCGAAGAGCCGGTCCAGTGCCGCCAGGTTGTCCGGGCCGACATCAGCCATGTCCAGATCGGCGTCGTCCGGATCGGCCCTGTCCAGATCGACCATGTCTCAGTCGGCCAGATCGGCATCGGCCATGGCGCATCCCGTTCTGACGGTGGCGGCGGACAGCAGCGCAGTGGCGCCCACCGTACTCGCACCCGGACTCGCGTCCGAGGGGACGGATCCGCGTCGAGATCGGGACCTTCGGCCATGGTGCACCGAATGCGACCTCAATACCCTCCTGGGTATAGGTCGATGCGGCGTCGGGGCGAAGGAGCGGGTCGTGAACAGGTTGCTGGTGCTCGGCGGGGGGACTGCCGGGACGATGATCGTGAACAAGTTGCGGCGCAAGCTGGACCGGTCGGCATGGGACATCACCATCATCGATCAGGACGACCGGCACCACTACCAGCCCGGCTACCTGTTCCTGCCGTTCGGCTCGGCCACGCCGGAGCAGGTGACCCGGTCGCGGCACGCGTTCCTGCCCGACGGAGTGAATTTCGTGATCGGCGAGATCGACGCGATCGACGCCGGCGGCAACGTGGTCACCCTGGCCGACGGACGGGCCTTGCCGTACGACTATCTGGTCATCGCCACCGGAGTCACCCCGCGCCCGGACCAGACCCCCGGGATGCTGGGTGACCACTGGCGCACCTCGGTCTTCGACTTCTACAGCCTGGAGGGCGCCCAGGCCCTGGCGAAAGCGCTGGCCGAATTCGGCGGCGGTCGCTTCGTCGTACACATCACCGATCTGCCCATCAAGTGCCCGGTCGCACCGCTGGAGTTCACCTTCCTGGCCGACGACTACTTCCGCCGCCGCGGGATCCGCGACGACGTCGAGATGGTCTACGTCACGCCCCTGTCGGGTGCCTTCACCAAACCGATCTCCTCCCGGCGGCTCGGCAGCATGCTGTCGGACCGGGGCGTGCGGGTGGAGACCGACTTCCTCGTCGAATCCGTCGACGGGCCGGCCAGGAAACTGATCTCCTACGACGAACGCGAGATACCGTTCGACCTGCTGGTCACGATCCCCCTGAACATGGGCGCCGAGTTCATCGCCCGGTCCGGGCTGGGTGACGAGCTCAACTACGTACCGGTCGACAAGCACACGCTGCGCTCGGCCGCCCACCCGAACATCTTCGCGGTCGGTGACGCTTCGAACATCCCGGCGTCCAAGGCCGGATCGGTCGCACACTTCTCGGTCGAAATCTTCTGCGAGAACTTCCTCGATCTGATCGCCGGGAAGCCGATGCGGGGCTCGTTCGACGGTCACGCCAACTGTTTCATCGAGTCGGGCAACGGCAAGGGGCTGCTGATCGATTTCAACTACGACACCGAGCCGCTGACCGGAAAGTACCCGGTCCCGTTCGTCGGTCCGTTCAGCCTGCTGGAGGAGACCCGCGCGAACCACCTGGGCAAGCTCGCGTTCCGCTGGATGTACTGGAATGTGTTGCTGCCGGGCAAGCCGTTGCCGCTGCCGGCCCACATGTCCATGGCCGGCAAGCATGTCGACTCGTAGCGTCCACGCACCCCGAATATCGAAGGAGAACAACGATGCCCGTGACCACGGTGGGTGGCCGGACCATCCACGTCAACGACGAGGGCTTCCTGACCGACCCGAACGAATGGAGCCCGGCCCTGGGTCAGATCCTGGCCCACCAGATCGGCATCGAGCTCGGCGATGTGCACTGGAAGGCGATCAACTTCCTGCGCAGCGACTATGCGGGCCAGGGCGAGACACCGACGATTCGGCGGGTCGCCACGGCGGGTGGAATCCCGGTGAAGGAACTGTTCAAGCTCTTCCCGCAGAAACCGGCCAAGAAGATGGCCTACATCGCCGGCCTGCCCAAGCCGCAGGGCTGTGTCTGACCCGCCCGATCCGCCGCCATCACGCTTGAGAGGAGTTCCGATGACCGACGTCGTCGACACCGCCGCCGCGATCGTCCCGCAGTTCGACACCGAGGCAAGCGGGCGCAAGCTCGCCATCATCTGTTCCAAGGGCACGCTGGACATGGCCTATCCGGGTCTGGTCCTGGCCAACGCCGCGTTGGGCGAAGGCATCGAAACCCATTTGTTCTTCACCTTCTGGGGTTTCGAGATGATCAACAAGAAGACCATGGACCACCTGCAGTTCACCGTGCTGGGCAACCCCGCGACCCACCTGCCGCAGGGGCTCGGCGGGTTGCCGTGGATGACGGCGATGGCCACCTCGAAGATGAAGAAGTCGATCGCCGAGGTCGGCGTTCCCGAGGTGCCGGACTTCCTCGACCAGATCGTCGCGTCCGGTGGTCATCTGTGGGCCTGCCGCATGTCGGCGGACATGAACCACCTGACCAAGGACGACCTGTACGACGAGGTCGAAGGCATCATCAGCGCATCGGACTTCATCGAGATGACCGAGGGCGCCCAGTTGCTGTTCATCTGACCACTGATCCGGGCGCCGGACCCCTGCCGGAGGCCGGGTCTTTCGGCTCTGGCCGCTCGCCGCGGTGACGGCGGACCGTTCAGGTATGGGTGAGGAAGCGATTGTTCGCACCATGGGCCTGGGCAAGTCGTTCGGCTCG
This genomic window from Nakamurella multipartita DSM 44233 contains:
- the sqr gene encoding type III sulfide quinone reductase, selenoprotein subtype; protein product: MNRLLVLGGGTAGTMIVNKLRRKLDRSAWDITIIDQDDRHHYQPGYLFLPFGSATPEQVTRSRHAFLPDGVNFVIGEIDAIDAGGNVVTLADGRALPYDYLVIATGVTPRPDQTPGMLGDHWRTSVFDFYSLEGAQALAKALAEFGGGRFVVHITDLPIKCPVAPLEFTFLADDYFRRRGIRDDVEMVYVTPLSGAFTKPISSRRLGSMLSDRGVRVETDFLVESVDGPARKLISYDEREIPFDLLVTIPLNMGAEFIARSGLGDELNYVPVDKHTLRSAAHPNIFAVGDASNIPASKAGSVAHFSVEIFCENFLDLIAGKPMRGSFDGHANCFIESGNGKGLLIDFNYDTEPLTGKYPVPFVGPFSLLEETRANHLGKLAFRWMYWNVLLPGKPLPLPAHMSMAGKHVDS
- a CDS encoding DsrE/DsrF/DrsH-like family protein, whose translation is MTDVVDTAAAIVPQFDTEASGRKLAIICSKGTLDMAYPGLVLANAALGEGIETHLFFTFWGFEMINKKTMDHLQFTVLGNPATHLPQGLGGLPWMTAMATSKMKKSIAEVGVPEVPDFLDQIVASGGHLWACRMSADMNHLTKDDLYDEVEGIISASDFIEMTEGAQLLFI
- a CDS encoding TusE/DsrC/DsvC family sulfur relay protein yields the protein MPVTTVGGRTIHVNDEGFLTDPNEWSPALGQILAHQIGIELGDVHWKAINFLRSDYAGQGETPTIRRVATAGGIPVKELFKLFPQKPAKKMAYIAGLPKPQGCV
- a CDS encoding GNAT family N-acetyltransferase — protein: MVDLDRADPDDADLDMADVGPDNLAALDRLFATERSTRHCWCMAFCRSGPAFAAGWYGGGNRRHFEAMAARGPMGVLAALNDEPVGWCACGPRARYRAAARGRSRPLTLIPRADDDQVWLVACLFVARDARGRVALPLIRAAVDLARRQGASAVEAWPVSSSTRRRPEWAHVGREATFTRLGFTIVGRPTPDRAIMRLDLSG